From the genome of Longispora fulva:
CCGGTCGGACGACGTCGTGCTGCTGGCCGTCCCGCTCTTCCACGCCTACGGCCTGAACTCGGGCCTCGGCGCCGTCGCCTACCACGGCGCGACCGGGGTGCTCGTGGAGCGCTTCGACCCCGTCGACACCCTCGAGCAGGTGCGCCGGCAGGGCGTGACCACGATTCTCGGCGTGCCGCCGATGTACGTCGCCTGGTCGCTGCTGCCCGACCTAGCCCTCTCGCTGGACAGCCTGCGGATCTCGGTCAGCGGCGCCGCGCCGTTGGACGTCGACACCGCGCGCCGGTTCCAGGCCGCGAGCGGACACCCGATCTTCGAGGGGTACGGCCTCACGGAGACCGCCCCGGTCCTGACCAGCACCCTGGTCGGCGGCCCACCGCTGAGCGGCTCTCTCGGTCTCCGACCGAAGCGAGGCTCGATCGGCCGGCCGGTGCCCGGGGTGGAGATCATGCTCGTCGACTTCGACGGCGACGAGGTGGAACCCGGCGACCCGGGCGAGATCATGGCCAGGGGCGACAACCTCTTCGAGGGGTACTGGCCCGACCGCCGCGAGGGCCCCGACGCCGAGGGCTGGTGGCACACGGGCGACGTCGCGTACGCCGACCCGGACGGGGACCTGTTCCTCGTCGACCGGCTCGGCGAACTGATCCTCGTCTCCGGCTTCAACGTCTACCCGCACGAGGTCGAACTGGTCCTGTGTGGCCACCCGGACGTCGTCGAGGCGGCGGTGGTGGGGGTGCCGCACCCGTACACAGGGCAGACCGTGAAGGCCTATGTCGTGGTCCGCCAGCCGGTCGGGGTCGAGGAGCTGATCGCGCACTGCGAGCGGGGCCTGGCCCGGTTCAAGTGCCCGACGGCGATCGAGTTCGTGGCCGAGCTGCCGCACTCGGTGACCGGCAAGGTCCGCAAGCGGGAGCTGGGCACCCCGCGCGAGCAGTGGCGCACCGACGGCCGGGCGCTGGGCGGCGCGACCGCCGGCGAACCGGCGTCCGACCGGTCCGCCATGCCGGACGCCCGGGTCGTCGAGGGGGAGCGGTGACGCCCAGGATCACCCTGCTCACCCGGGACGGCTGCGGGATGTGCCAGCCGGCCCGCGAGGCCCTCGACCGGGTCGGGGAGCCCTGGGTGGAAGTCGACGTGAGTTCGGACATCGCCCTGGAGCGCGAGTACGGCGACCGGCTGCCCGTGGTCCTGCTCGACGGCCGGGAACATGGCTACTGGCGGGTGGAAGAGGACCGGTTGCGCCGAGATCTCGGTCACTGACGAGCCGTAATTCTTTCGTCAATGTCATACCCCGGCCTTAGCCTGCCGATGTGGGAAGACACCTGATCTGGGACTGGAACGGCACCCTCCTCGACGACATCACCCTCGTCGTGGCGGCCTGCAACGACGCGTTCGCCAGCGTCGGGGGCCCGGTGATCGACGTCGACGAGCATCGACGCAGTTTCCGCCGCCCCATCATGGATTACTACGCGGAGGCCCTCCGCCGTCCGGTCGACGCCGACGAGTTCGCCCGGCTCGACAAGATCTTCCATGACTCCTACCGGGTGGCGCTGCCCGAGTGCGAGCTGCGCGAGGGCGTCGTCGACGCGCTCACCGGCTGGGGCCCGCGCCAGTCGCTGCTGAGCATGTGGTTCCACGACGAGCTGGTGCCCTGCGTCGACGGGTATGGGCTGACGGAGTTCTTCCAGCGGATCGACGGGCTGCGCGCCGAGGTCGGCGGGGACAGTAAGGCCGCGTCGCTGGCCGCGCACCTGGGCGCGCTGGGCCTGGCCGGGGCCGACGCCGTGCTGATCGGCGACACCGTGGACGACGCGCACGCCGCGGCGTCGGTGGGTGCGGCCGTGGTGCTGGTCGGCGGCGGGTTCACCGACGCCGAGCGGCTGCGGGCGCACGGGGTGCCGTTCGCCGAGACCATCCCCGAGGCCGTGGCCCTGGCCGCAGCGTTGTAGGCCCGCTGAGGGCGACGATGCGCGCGTTGTCAGGAACCTCGCATACAACACCGGTATGCGAGAACCCTTCCGCCTTCGCCTCCCCGCCCTCAGTGGGCCGATCAGGCTAGATCAAGACCGAAGGTCAAGAGCAAGATCTATCGCAGGTAGGCCAGTACCGCCAGGACGCGGCGGTGCTGGTCGGAGTCCTGCGGCAGGTCGAGCTTGGTGAAGATGTTGCGCACGTGCTTTTCCACCGCGCCCTCCGTGACCACGAGCCGGCGGGCGACGGCGGTGTTCGAGTAGCCCTCGGCCATCAGCGCCAGGACCTCCCGCTCGCGCGGGGTCAGGGTCGCCAGGGGGTCGTTGCGCCTGCGCCGGACCATGAGCTGGGACACCACCTCGGGATCGAGGACCGTGCCGCCGCCGGCCACCCGGCGCAGCCCGTCGAGGAAGTCGTCGAGGTCGACGACCCGGTCCTTGAGCAGGTAGCCGATCGCGCCGCGCGCGTCAGCGAGCAGGTCCTCGGCGTAGGAGACCTCCACGTACTGGCTGAGCAGCAGC
Proteins encoded in this window:
- a CDS encoding glutaredoxin family protein, giving the protein MTPRITLLTRDGCGMCQPAREALDRVGEPWVEVDVSSDIALEREYGDRLPVVLLDGREHGYWRVEEDRLRRDLGH
- a CDS encoding AMP-binding protein, translating into MHSLDEPENLADLIRRAAARDPERTALVAGARTVTWGELDSLVDATARGLLVRAVAPGDRVAVMLPNTVEFVAALYGIWRAGLIAVPINPSYTDRERDHVLDDSGAALVIGLGGVDFDDIPLTGGPVADPGGGLAALLYTSGTAGMPKGAMLTHRALIANHDQLSQVDPPIVRSDDVVLLAVPLFHAYGLNSGLGAVAYHGATGVLVERFDPVDTLEQVRRQGVTTILGVPPMYVAWSLLPDLALSLDSLRISVSGAAPLDVDTARRFQAASGHPIFEGYGLTETAPVLTSTLVGGPPLSGSLGLRPKRGSIGRPVPGVEIMLVDFDGDEVEPGDPGEIMARGDNLFEGYWPDRREGPDAEGWWHTGDVAYADPDGDLFLVDRLGELILVSGFNVYPHEVELVLCGHPDVVEAAVVGVPHPYTGQTVKAYVVVRQPVGVEELIAHCERGLARFKCPTAIEFVAELPHSVTGKVRKRELGTPREQWRTDGRALGGATAGEPASDRSAMPDARVVEGER
- a CDS encoding HAD family hydrolase, with protein sequence MGRHLIWDWNGTLLDDITLVVAACNDAFASVGGPVIDVDEHRRSFRRPIMDYYAEALRRPVDADEFARLDKIFHDSYRVALPECELREGVVDALTGWGPRQSLLSMWFHDELVPCVDGYGLTEFFQRIDGLRAEVGGDSKAASLAAHLGALGLAGADAVLIGDTVDDAHAAASVGAAVVLVGGGFTDAERLRAHGVPFAETIPEAVALAAAL
- a CDS encoding response regulator, translating into MRIVVADDAVLLREGLVRLLAEAGCEVLAAVGDGPSLVEAVVEHRPDVSIVDVRMPPSHTDEGLRAAVEARRLVPGTPVLLLSQYVEVSYAEDLLADARGAIGYLLKDRVVDLDDFLDGLRRVAGGGTVLDPEVVSQLMVRRRRNDPLATLTPREREVLALMAEGYSNTAVARRLVVTEGAVEKHVRNIFTKLDLPQDSDQHRRVLAVLAYLR